A region from the Chitinophaga sp. Cy-1792 genome encodes:
- a CDS encoding glycosyltransferase family 39 protein → MKDKVTLRIILIFCLIKLALHLIADSHTGFQGDEPLHISAGNHLAWGYMEFPPMIGLIAFVQNLFHSDSIFVHHIFPHLATLVIMVTIGLTTKAAGGGPRAVFLALLAYVIAPASGGSNLQPVVFSQLFWVLSFYQLFKFVQSSDRKHLWYLTLFVTLGFLTKYDMLFFMTGLVALLTSKHTRQALVSNRWWQCVLVFLVVVTPNIIWQSQHEWPVYQMFHRLYETQLDHQGKGDILKGIMLASNPVSLLLLVPGIIWLFFRKPGRIYRTVGIAIVVSFLVLLKANGKNYYFFSIIFTILPFGAVWVEEKLIGWQQWLLWPVTAILLTGAVLIPFGFPLLTLDNYLQHYYKYQQKDIPGGKYAVPYEEYYTQEMWPHVLGEMRAVYDSLPAAEKKDCMVWGKHYNQTGIFELMGKQYGLPKEFGYHGSFYSWAPASGAMPQTVVALAFNDTPDYFFTPFYEEVIPVRVIPNIYAGVEGRVNQTIYICKKPKYNFAEMKEQFRKRIFE, encoded by the coding sequence ATGAAAGATAAAGTAACCCTTAGAATTATCCTTATATTCTGCCTGATCAAGTTAGCACTGCATCTGATTGCAGATTCCCATACCGGCTTCCAGGGCGATGAACCGCTGCATATTTCTGCGGGCAACCACCTGGCCTGGGGATATATGGAATTTCCTCCCATGATAGGTTTAATAGCTTTCGTGCAAAACCTTTTTCATTCGGATAGCATCTTTGTACACCACATTTTTCCACACCTGGCCACTTTAGTGATCATGGTAACCATCGGGCTGACTACCAAAGCTGCCGGTGGTGGTCCCAGGGCCGTATTTCTGGCGCTGCTGGCCTATGTTATCGCGCCAGCCTCTGGTGGTTCCAATTTACAGCCGGTCGTTTTCAGCCAGCTGTTCTGGGTGCTGAGTTTCTACCAGCTGTTCAAATTTGTACAATCCTCCGACAGGAAACATCTCTGGTACCTGACCCTCTTTGTAACACTGGGCTTCCTCACCAAATACGATATGCTGTTTTTTATGACGGGCCTGGTAGCTTTACTCACCAGCAAGCATACACGACAGGCACTTGTATCAAATCGCTGGTGGCAATGTGTGCTGGTTTTCCTGGTAGTTGTTACGCCCAATATCATCTGGCAAAGCCAGCATGAATGGCCGGTATACCAGATGTTTCACCGCTTGTATGAAACGCAGCTGGACCATCAGGGCAAAGGTGATATCCTGAAAGGTATCATGCTGGCATCGAATCCGGTCTCTTTACTGCTGCTGGTCCCGGGTATTATATGGCTGTTTTTCCGGAAACCCGGCCGTATATACCGTACGGTCGGTATTGCTATTGTGGTATCTTTCCTGGTATTACTGAAGGCGAATGGCAAGAATTATTATTTCTTCTCTATTATATTTACCATCTTGCCTTTTGGTGCGGTATGGGTGGAAGAAAAACTGATAGGATGGCAGCAATGGCTGCTGTGGCCGGTTACTGCCATATTGCTGACAGGAGCAGTACTGATTCCTTTTGGGTTTCCACTGCTGACGCTGGACAATTACCTTCAGCATTATTATAAGTACCAGCAGAAAGATATCCCGGGAGGAAAATATGCCGTGCCATACGAAGAGTACTATACCCAGGAAATGTGGCCACACGTGCTGGGCGAAATGCGCGCGGTTTATGATAGTTTGCCGGCAGCAGAGAAAAAAGACTGTATGGTCTGGGGGAAGCATTATAACCAGACAGGCATCTTCGAGCTAATGGGAAAGCAATATGGTTTACCAAAAGAATTCGGCTACCATGGCAGTTTCTATAGCTGGGCGCCTGCCAGTGGAGCCATGCCGCAAACAGTGGTTGCGCTGGCGTTTAATGATACACCGGATTATTTCTTTACACCTTTTTATGAAGAAGTAATACCAGTAAGGGTTATCCCGAATATCTATGCTGGCGTTGAAGGAAGGGTAAATCAGACGATATACATCTGCAAAAAACCAAAATATAATTTTGCTGAAATGAAGGAGCAATTCAGGAAAAGGATATTTGAATAG
- a CDS encoding SDR family oxidoreductase, with product MKTTQNTVLITGGSAGIGFEIARQLLEAGNTVIITGRNTERLAAAASSLPGVHTFNGDIANADDTAALVAHITNEFPQLNIVINNAGAAFLNNFVSDGNAFEKAAAEMHTNYLSVIRLNELLLPALLLQPAAAIVNVSSVAAFVPLLRVASYSATKAAVHSYTVALRAGLTGTGIRVFELMPPLVNTEFSKGIDGHKGIPPQQVATEFMQALSEDKFEIRVANTEALYDLYRSSPADALHVINESRNVVAQ from the coding sequence ATGAAAACTACACAAAACACTGTTCTCATCACCGGCGGCAGCGCCGGCATAGGCTTCGAAATCGCCAGACAATTACTGGAGGCTGGCAATACCGTTATCATCACCGGCAGAAATACGGAAAGACTGGCTGCCGCAGCCAGCAGTCTGCCTGGCGTACATACCTTTAATGGTGATATTGCCAATGCAGATGACACTGCAGCCCTGGTGGCCCATATCACCAACGAATTTCCGCAGCTGAACATCGTCATCAACAACGCCGGCGCGGCTTTCCTCAATAACTTCGTCAGCGATGGCAATGCCTTTGAGAAAGCAGCTGCAGAGATGCATACCAATTATCTTTCTGTCATCCGACTGAACGAATTACTGCTGCCAGCCCTGCTGTTACAGCCGGCAGCAGCCATTGTGAATGTCAGCTCTGTGGCTGCTTTTGTACCGCTGCTGCGGGTGGCTTCCTATTCAGCCACCAAGGCGGCAGTGCATTCCTATACAGTTGCATTGCGCGCCGGACTAACCGGCACGGGTATACGCGTATTTGAGTTAATGCCACCACTCGTCAATACGGAATTCTCCAAAGGTATAGACGGTCATAAAGGCATCCCGCCGCAGCAGGTAGCCACTGAATTTATGCAGGCACTGAGTGAAGATAAATTTGAGATAAGGGTCGCCAACACGGAAGCACTCTACGATTTATACCGCTCATCACCAGCAGATGCGCTGCACGTGATCAATGAATCACGTAATGTAGTTGCTCAGTAA
- a CDS encoding DHA2 family efflux MFS transporter permease subunit has product MNALKRQILIFTVISAAIMELIDISIVNVALSHMSGNLGSTLADTSWVVTSYAIANVIVIPMSSFLSTSLGRRTYYIGSVILFTICSFMCGNASNIWVLVFFRFLQGLGGGALLSVSQTIMFELFPKEKQSMASALFGLGVFIGPTIGPTLGGFITENYSWPWIFYINIPVGIVVTLSCLLLLQESPIRQTVKKVDWTGILLLIIGVSTLQTVLERGQEEDWFDTAYITVFTFIAIAAIILFIIWELKVDEPVVNLRVFKSRTLTVAAILTFITGIGMFTSVYLTPVFAQRLLGFTPLETGLLLLPGSFFALLSLIISGRLLQNGLSPVVMIVIGFTLFIYFSYTMASLSPDASAQLISNNLIYRAVGIALLTVPLTMLAVSTLEMKDIAQGAALNNMMRQLGGSFGIAIVNTYTARRTAYHRNHLVADLNPDNPAVLERLNSYTHYFLSHGSTPGNAHQRALGLMEYGVVKQSTLLSYLDSFALVGILFLACLPLLFMVQKRSTSALALKNISDH; this is encoded by the coding sequence ATGAACGCCTTGAAAAGACAGATACTCATATTCACGGTCATCAGCGCTGCCATCATGGAACTGATAGATATCTCCATCGTCAACGTAGCACTGTCGCACATGAGTGGCAACCTGGGCTCCACCCTCGCCGATACCAGCTGGGTAGTAACGTCCTATGCTATCGCCAACGTGATCGTAATACCGATGTCCAGCTTCCTCAGCACCTCCCTGGGCCGCAGAACCTACTACATCGGCTCCGTCATTCTCTTTACGATATGCTCCTTCATGTGCGGCAACGCCTCCAATATATGGGTACTGGTGTTTTTCCGCTTCCTCCAGGGACTAGGCGGCGGCGCATTGCTATCGGTTTCGCAAACCATCATGTTTGAACTCTTCCCGAAAGAAAAACAAAGCATGGCCAGCGCGCTATTCGGACTAGGCGTATTCATCGGCCCCACCATAGGCCCTACACTGGGTGGCTTCATCACGGAAAATTACTCCTGGCCCTGGATCTTCTATATCAATATCCCCGTAGGTATCGTGGTTACGCTTTCCTGCCTGCTGCTACTACAGGAATCACCCATCAGACAAACAGTAAAAAAAGTAGACTGGACAGGCATCCTCCTGCTCATCATCGGGGTCAGTACCCTGCAAACGGTGTTGGAGCGCGGTCAGGAGGAAGACTGGTTCGATACCGCCTATATCACCGTATTCACCTTTATCGCCATCGCAGCCATCATCCTGTTTATTATCTGGGAATTAAAGGTAGATGAACCCGTCGTCAACCTACGGGTATTCAAAAGCCGCACACTAACGGTTGCGGCTATACTAACTTTCATTACAGGCATTGGCATGTTTACTTCTGTTTACCTGACACCGGTATTTGCACAGCGACTGCTGGGCTTCACACCACTGGAAACGGGACTGCTACTACTTCCGGGCTCCTTCTTTGCCTTACTGTCGCTCATCATCAGCGGCCGCCTGCTGCAAAACGGATTGTCGCCCGTTGTCATGATCGTTATCGGGTTTACACTATTCATCTACTTTTCCTATACCATGGCATCGTTAAGCCCTGACGCTTCTGCGCAGCTTATCAGCAACAACCTCATCTACCGTGCAGTAGGTATCGCACTGCTGACCGTTCCGCTCACCATGCTGGCCGTGTCTACACTGGAAATGAAAGATATCGCTCAAGGCGCCGCGCTGAACAATATGATGCGGCAACTCGGCGGCTCTTTCGGTATCGCTATCGTCAATACCTATACCGCCAGACGCACGGCCTATCATAGAAACCACCTGGTGGCAGACCTCAACCCGGACAACCCTGCAGTACTGGAACGACTCAACAGCTATACCCATTACTTTCTGTCGCACGGCTCCACACCCGGTAATGCGCATCAGCGGGCGCTCGGACTCATGGAATACGGCGTAGTCAAGCAGTCGACACTGCTTAGTTACCTCGACTCCTTTGCACTGGTAGGCATTCTTTTTCTTGCCTGCCTGCCCCTGCTGTTTATGGTACAGAAACGCAGCACTTCGGCACTGGCATTAAAAAATATCTCCGATCACTAA
- a CDS encoding TetR/AcrR family transcriptional regulator has protein sequence MMTKGEKTRQFIIEQSAVLLNKKGMAGTSVSDIMEATKLAKGGIYGNFQNKEEICQEVFSYLYARLSKRIDAKLQEHHSYKGKLLALLDFYEDTTPMEKAGGCPMINFGAEADDTDQEMRARVATAIKASQARITRLVAGGIANGEFSASINPQAFAAKMFAMYEGAVLVCKVLDNNEQMRIITDALRQEINAFST, from the coding sequence ATGATGACGAAAGGAGAAAAAACAAGGCAGTTTATTATTGAGCAGTCGGCAGTACTGCTCAATAAAAAAGGAATGGCCGGCACCTCCGTCAGTGATATTATGGAGGCAACCAAACTTGCCAAAGGTGGTATCTATGGCAATTTCCAGAATAAGGAAGAAATCTGCCAGGAGGTTTTCAGCTACCTCTATGCACGGCTCAGCAAACGCATAGACGCAAAACTCCAGGAGCACCATTCCTACAAAGGAAAGCTCCTGGCGCTACTCGACTTCTACGAAGACACCACGCCCATGGAAAAGGCGGGCGGATGCCCCATGATCAATTTCGGCGCAGAAGCGGATGATACCGACCAGGAAATGAGAGCCCGTGTGGCCACCGCCATTAAAGCCTCCCAGGCCCGGATAACCAGGCTGGTAGCTGGCGGCATCGCCAATGGCGAATTCTCCGCGTCCATCAACCCGCAGGCCTTCGCCGCTAAAATGTTTGCCATGTACGAAGGCGCTGTCCTGGTGTGTAAAGTGCTCGACAATAACGAGCAAATGCGTATCATTACCGATGCACTCCGACAGGAAATCAACGCCTTCAGCACCTGA
- a CDS encoding sigma factor-like helix-turn-helix DNA-binding protein → MKDYQQILFPYAYNILGSAEDAKDVIQDVISRHYMTPREGILDEKNYLIKSVINLAINYKNKNKKIAPQRAEWLPEPVATDDNADKNLHLRDILSYSLMIMMEKLSTMERAVFILRESFDYDHKDISEVLNISEEYSRKLLSRAKARLFKPGAVTHTPGQQQKATDLLSGYIDAIRQGDVKRVENMLSAEITMIADGGPHLHVVRKICIGATEVAPLLELIFNKYQATANIVLRWINHQPAFLFYVNDRLTSCQVFEINEAGDTILQINNVVDPEKLKALQIS, encoded by the coding sequence ATGAAAGATTATCAACAGATCCTCTTCCCATACGCCTACAATATTCTCGGATCGGCCGAAGATGCAAAAGATGTCATCCAGGATGTTATTTCCAGGCATTACATGACACCCAGAGAAGGCATTCTTGACGAAAAGAATTACCTGATAAAAAGTGTCATCAACCTGGCTATCAACTATAAAAATAAAAACAAGAAAATAGCTCCGCAAAGAGCAGAATGGCTGCCGGAGCCTGTGGCCACAGATGATAATGCCGATAAGAACCTGCATCTACGGGATATCCTTTCCTACTCACTCATGATCATGATGGAGAAACTAAGCACAATGGAAAGGGCTGTTTTTATCCTGCGTGAAAGTTTTGACTATGACCATAAAGACATTTCCGAAGTATTGAATATCTCGGAAGAGTATTCCCGGAAACTGCTCAGCAGGGCTAAAGCCCGGCTCTTTAAACCCGGCGCTGTTACCCATACACCCGGGCAACAGCAAAAGGCGACAGACCTGCTGTCCGGCTATATAGATGCCATCCGGCAGGGAGATGTGAAAAGAGTAGAAAATATGCTTTCTGCTGAAATCACCATGATCGCAGACGGCGGACCTCACCTGCATGTTGTCCGCAAAATCTGCATTGGCGCTACCGAAGTGGCACCATTGCTGGAACTCATCTTCAACAAGTACCAGGCAACCGCAAATATCGTTCTCCGCTGGATCAATCATCAGCCTGCTTTTCTTTTCTATGTAAACGACAGGCTTACCTCCTGCCAGGTATTTGAAATCAATGAAGCTGGTGATACCATCCTGCAAATCAATAATGTAGTAGACCCGGAAAAACTCAAAGCATTACAAATTTCCTGA